Proteins encoded within one genomic window of Cytophagales bacterium:
- a CDS encoding ATP-binding protein — protein MTFSPDQQIFILVTVFLSIFAVIGIYNLSLYFVIRRRVLLDYCIFVFTLMVYTSLFVFDILGIDVDTGGLSIIAAAFAAFGGLLFSRSFFGIDRQSYPKVNIAYQVLIFLAWIIMIVEGINVLIFSNLGLVEIITSFAAAILALLTIALFIFAAIYLWNKEKSVRIFTYTLIPLILGTAYYVSNWLAISTAGETANPEVSLSANLILFSSITLQMILYSVIIGHSLKNLEKEKLELQKDINSRLHEEVKRQTASLLAANEEIADQKEQLEANSRMKNKLFSLISHDMRGPLNGLVGLVSVLDQNKIPKDQLAQFASQLKTKIKDNVMVLNRLLQWSHAQLEEVKVRKEGFSINELVNKNIALFGDKLTQKQLKVNSDLTGQDVYADREMIDTIIRNLIANGIKFTGEQKSLYISSRTIGEKTELKIRDEGIGMDPNLFNHFSANDELQSKPGTDGERGFGFGLLICRDFIKMNDGTLVCESEIDKGTTFTMTLDSA, from the coding sequence TTGACCTTTTCACCAGATCAGCAAATATTTATTCTGGTCACAGTCTTCCTTTCGATTTTTGCAGTAATCGGGATTTATAACCTGTCTCTGTATTTCGTCATCCGCAGAAGAGTGTTGCTTGACTACTGCATTTTTGTCTTCACACTAATGGTGTACACCTCCCTCTTCGTATTTGATATCCTGGGTATAGATGTGGATACAGGTGGACTAAGCATCATCGCTGCTGCCTTTGCAGCATTTGGCGGTCTATTATTTAGTCGTTCCTTCTTTGGTATTGATCGTCAATCCTATCCGAAAGTTAATATTGCCTATCAGGTCCTGATCTTCCTGGCGTGGATCATCATGATCGTGGAAGGAATTAATGTACTAATATTTTCAAACCTGGGACTAGTTGAAATCATCACAAGTTTTGCTGCTGCCATTCTCGCGTTATTGACCATTGCGCTATTCATATTCGCAGCAATTTATCTGTGGAACAAGGAGAAAAGCGTCAGGATCTTTACCTACACCCTGATCCCGTTGATTCTAGGTACAGCTTATTACGTGAGTAATTGGTTGGCGATTTCCACGGCTGGAGAAACAGCCAATCCGGAAGTAAGTCTTTCGGCGAACCTTATTCTGTTCAGCTCTATCACGTTGCAAATGATTTTGTATTCTGTGATCATCGGCCACAGCCTGAAAAATCTGGAGAAAGAGAAGCTCGAGCTTCAAAAAGACATCAATAGCCGGCTACATGAAGAGGTCAAAAGACAAACAGCTTCTTTATTGGCTGCCAATGAGGAGATCGCTGATCAAAAGGAACAATTGGAGGCAAATAGCCGGATGAAAAACAAGCTCTTTTCTCTGATCTCTCACGACATGCGAGGACCCTTGAACGGACTGGTAGGTCTGGTAAGTGTGTTGGATCAGAATAAGATCCCGAAAGATCAACTGGCACAATTTGCCTCACAGCTGAAAACGAAGATCAAGGACAATGTGATGGTCCTGAACAGGCTCTTACAATGGTCGCATGCACAACTGGAGGAAGTCAAAGTCCGCAAGGAAGGTTTCTCGATCAATGAACTGGTCAATAAAAACATTGCGTTGTTTGGCGATAAGCTAACTCAGAAACAACTGAAAGTTAACAGCGATCTGACTGGTCAAGATGTCTATGCAGACCGTGAGATGATCGATACCATCATCAGGAATCTGATCGCTAATGGGATCAAGTTTACCGGAGAACAAAAATCACTCTACATCAGCAGTCGTACGATCGGAGAAAAGACTGAACTAAAGATCCGTGACGAAGGCATAGGCATGGACCCAAACCTATTCAACCACTTCTCCGCAAATGATGAACTACAAAGCAAACCCGGCACCGATGGGGAGCGCGGATTTGGTTTTGGCCTACTCATTTGCAGGGATTTCATCAAGATGAATGACGGCACTTTGGTCTGTGAAAGTGAGATCGACAAAGGGACTACTTTTACCATGACCCTGGATAGTGCCTGA
- a CDS encoding TonB-dependent receptor has protein sequence MTRKILTIAFLLNFWVLSIAAQEPPDTRTEIEIEATSLKEVLQEIEVKTKFQFAYDANKIDGNWKINIEGKHAIKDILELIGQRLGLEYELVSSTIILTQKPRPSKEEEEATIFGHIREGESGENLYGATIYDSISKTGAISNYYGYFSLTLQKGPAQIHVSYLGSEPQLFSLDLQSDTLLEIRQQFSSHELKSVVVTGEEEALDRGLGTMVLTRKQLTERPAIGGEVDPIKVLQLLPGVQAGNEGSAGLYIRGGGPDQNLILLDGIPVYNSSHFFGFASVFNAEAIQSIRLIKGGFPARYAGRLSSVVDMSMREGHESEFHGSAKVGPLVGNVMVECPIVREKASFMLAARRSTLDLFLRPFREDRFSFYDTNLKLNFRPSKRDRLYFSSYLGRDRGSLRTEELMVVQPEPLRQILDRTSASVKWGSDISVLRWNHIWNPKLFSNISLSHSQYDFFGRNSFFREFQDFESDVLIDQIFTSSSDILDRGAKLEFDYFPNPNHEIRAGISILNHRFKPNITGTQSLSDNPVIFNNNTVEAIEYAGYVEDQFSIGEQLSFNVGLHAVNYEIEQKRYTSLQPRLAASFTLSPGFEWTASYSHVTQFLHLLTNPGLGLPTDLWVPATDLVPPQQAHQLTLGMQRAFPAWHLTTSLEGYYKSMSGLIEYKDGATFLSVNEDWQQKIEQGRGESYGLEWFTQYLRDRVSVSLGYTLAWSHRQFDNINFGDRFPYKYDRRHDVKLLLNYEVSKKIHFSMNWLYGTGIATTLPTGFFRGPADLENQENSAYRPLLDFDTRNGYRLRPSHRLDFSLTYKLKKTIWDHELTLAVYNAYNRRNPLFVDARPQVNFRDVNVQIQFQEYSLLPIIPSISYRIQV, from the coding sequence ATGACTAGGAAAATTCTAACAATTGCGTTTTTGTTGAACTTTTGGGTCCTTTCTATAGCTGCGCAGGAACCACCGGATACTCGTACTGAAATTGAAATCGAAGCGACTTCATTAAAGGAAGTATTGCAAGAAATAGAGGTCAAAACCAAGTTTCAATTTGCCTATGATGCCAATAAGATTGATGGGAATTGGAAGATCAATATAGAAGGGAAGCATGCGATAAAGGACATTTTGGAATTGATTGGCCAACGTCTCGGGCTTGAATATGAGTTGGTCAGTTCCACCATCATTTTAACGCAAAAACCCAGACCATCGAAAGAGGAAGAAGAGGCAACCATATTTGGCCACATCCGGGAGGGAGAGAGTGGTGAAAATTTGTACGGGGCTACTATCTATGATAGCATTTCAAAAACAGGAGCCATTTCAAACTATTACGGATATTTCAGTCTTACACTCCAAAAAGGACCCGCACAAATTCATGTTTCGTATCTCGGCAGTGAACCACAGTTGTTTTCATTGGACTTGCAATCAGACACATTATTGGAGATCAGACAGCAGTTTTCCAGTCATGAATTGAAGTCGGTGGTCGTTACCGGCGAGGAGGAGGCACTGGATCGAGGGCTTGGAACGATGGTGCTGACACGAAAACAATTGACGGAACGTCCTGCCATTGGTGGCGAGGTGGACCCCATCAAGGTACTACAATTACTGCCCGGTGTACAGGCTGGAAACGAAGGGAGTGCCGGTTTGTACATCCGTGGTGGTGGGCCGGATCAAAATCTCATCTTACTAGATGGTATTCCGGTTTACAATTCTTCTCACTTCTTTGGCTTTGCCTCAGTTTTCAATGCAGAGGCCATTCAGAGCATACGGTTGATCAAAGGAGGTTTTCCTGCCAGGTATGCCGGAAGGTTGTCCTCGGTAGTAGACATGAGCATGCGTGAAGGTCACGAGAGTGAATTTCATGGGTCGGCTAAAGTCGGTCCATTGGTGGGGAATGTCATGGTGGAATGTCCGATTGTTCGTGAAAAAGCATCTTTTATGCTCGCGGCTAGAAGGTCTACTCTGGATCTGTTTCTAAGACCTTTTCGAGAAGATCGGTTTTCATTTTATGATACGAACCTTAAGCTCAATTTCCGTCCCTCTAAAAGAGACCGATTGTATTTTAGTTCCTATTTAGGACGTGACCGGGGAAGCCTAAGAACAGAGGAGCTTATGGTTGTTCAACCAGAGCCCTTACGGCAGATCCTCGACCGGACCAGTGCATCTGTGAAATGGGGGAGTGATATTTCTGTGCTGCGTTGGAACCATATCTGGAATCCCAAACTGTTTTCAAACATCAGCCTAAGTCATAGTCAATATGACTTTTTTGGCCGAAACTCCTTCTTCCGGGAATTTCAGGATTTCGAGAGTGACGTCCTCATTGATCAGATATTTACATCAAGTTCGGATATTTTGGATCGGGGAGCCAAGTTAGAATTCGACTACTTCCCTAATCCAAATCATGAGATCCGGGCAGGGATTTCCATACTAAATCATCGTTTCAAGCCAAATATTACAGGTACACAATCGCTTTCGGATAATCCGGTCATCTTCAACAACAACACCGTAGAGGCGATAGAATATGCTGGATATGTGGAGGATCAATTTAGCATAGGAGAGCAATTATCATTCAATGTTGGATTGCACGCTGTGAATTATGAAATAGAACAAAAAAGATACACTTCCCTTCAACCACGGCTTGCTGCTAGTTTTACCCTGTCCCCGGGATTTGAATGGACCGCTTCTTACTCACATGTGACCCAGTTTTTGCATTTGCTCACCAATCCTGGTTTGGGACTGCCAACAGATCTTTGGGTCCCCGCCACCGACCTTGTACCTCCACAGCAGGCTCATCAATTGACATTAGGCATGCAACGCGCATTTCCAGCATGGCATCTGACCACTTCACTGGAAGGTTACTATAAATCCATGTCGGGCCTCATCGAATATAAAGATGGGGCCACCTTTTTAAGTGTAAATGAAGATTGGCAGCAGAAGATCGAACAGGGACGTGGAGAAAGTTATGGCCTGGAATGGTTTACCCAGTATTTGCGCGATCGAGTGTCGGTTTCTCTGGGATATACACTAGCATGGTCCCACCGACAGTTTGACAACATCAACTTTGGTGATCGTTTTCCATATAAATATGATCGAAGACATGATGTGAAGCTCTTGCTGAACTATGAAGTTTCGAAGAAAATTCACTTTTCCATGAACTGGCTGTACGGAACAGGGATTGCCACGACCTTGCCAACGGGATTTTTCCGGGGACCTGCGGATTTGGAAAATCAAGAGAACAGTGCCTATCGACCCTTATTGGATTTTGATACTCGAAATGGTTATCGATTGAGACCTAGTCATCGTCTGGACTTTAGTTTGACTTACAAACTGAAGAAAACCATCTGGGACCATGAATTGACCCTGGCGGTCTACAATGCTTACAATCGGAGAAATCCGCTATTCGTCGATGCTCGACCTCAAGTAAATTTTCGGGATGTGAATGTTCAGATCCAATTCCAAGAGTATTCCTTATTGCCCATCATTCCATCCATTTCTTATCGCATACAAGTATGA
- a CDS encoding DUF4249 domain-containing protein — protein sequence MFLFFALNACQEALVDIDVDDSTPRLVVGGLFAPEEEMVIKLTRSVSIAESTRFSDFDVKDANVRIYEGGTIVDELRFREQRDDSDRPVNDWGAYYATAGFVPESGKTYTLVVEAPGFEPVRATTTIPGAVDIVTFDVEEVAFQTREAPMVVAANLSFADDPSQKNYYAVEVLGTALIGQWYDDNDELVTVYDSASVNIKATLPDKIDFDAEVSPFKDNILYLSDDAFNGELYALDLSLGLVTDLERYSSFKAQLKHITEEHYLYATTGQLQEQETAENPFSQPVQVFGNIENGLGIFAGFGKSRLEYIPFED from the coding sequence ATGTTTTTATTTTTCGCCTTAAATGCCTGTCAGGAGGCACTGGTAGACATTGATGTAGATGACTCCACGCCACGTCTGGTGGTAGGTGGACTGTTTGCACCTGAAGAGGAAATGGTAATTAAATTGACCCGCTCGGTATCGATCGCAGAAAGTACGCGGTTTAGCGATTTTGATGTAAAAGATGCTAACGTGAGGATATATGAAGGAGGTACCATCGTCGATGAATTGCGTTTCAGAGAACAACGTGATGATAGTGATCGTCCGGTTAATGATTGGGGTGCTTACTATGCGACGGCCGGTTTTGTTCCGGAATCAGGAAAAACCTATACCCTGGTGGTTGAGGCGCCTGGTTTCGAACCTGTCCGAGCAACTACAACTATTCCGGGGGCGGTAGATATTGTGACATTCGATGTAGAAGAAGTAGCTTTTCAAACCAGAGAAGCGCCCATGGTCGTGGCGGCTAATCTGAGCTTTGCTGATGATCCTTCACAAAAAAATTATTATGCAGTCGAGGTGCTGGGAACAGCTTTGATAGGACAATGGTACGATGATAATGATGAATTGGTCACCGTTTATGATTCAGCTTCTGTCAACATTAAAGCGACCCTTCCTGATAAAATAGATTTTGACGCGGAAGTATCTCCATTTAAGGATAACATTCTCTATTTGAGTGACGATGCCTTTAATGGGGAGCTGTATGCTTTGGACCTGAGCCTTGGTTTAGTCACGGATCTTGAACGTTATTCGTCTTTTAAAGCACAACTGAAGCATATTACGGAAGAACATTACTTGTATGCGACTACTGGGCAGCTGCAAGAACAAGAAACAGCCGAAAATCCGTTCAGCCAGCCTGTCCAGGTTTTTGGGAACATTGAAAACGGACTAGGCATTTTTGCAGGTTTTGGGAAAAGTCGGTTGGAATATATTCCCTTTGAAGACTGA
- a CDS encoding RNA polymerase sigma-70 factor gives MSFEQIYRDHFTRLCRLAYRMLGDGDVAEDIVQSVFLRIWEKDSLSHIDQPAGYLKKAVINACLNHLDTYFSKHVIRIDQIEEPVAEESKPADLSVFQVQLDMAIRRLPPKCQVIFTLSRFEGMTSAEIATYLKASTRTVENQIGIALSKLRVDLQPFYPTLEEP, from the coding sequence ATGTCGTTTGAGCAAATTTATCGAGATCATTTCACCCGTTTATGTCGGCTTGCTTATCGCATGCTGGGTGACGGAGATGTGGCCGAGGACATTGTTCAATCTGTTTTTCTCCGCATCTGGGAAAAGGACAGCCTGAGCCATATTGATCAACCTGCCGGATACCTGAAGAAGGCTGTGATCAATGCTTGTCTCAATCACCTGGACACCTATTTTTCAAAGCACGTCATTCGGATCGATCAGATTGAAGAACCAGTAGCGGAAGAAAGTAAACCCGCGGACCTATCTGTTTTCCAGGTGCAACTCGACATGGCGATCAGGCGACTTCCTCCAAAATGTCAGGTCATTTTTACTTTGAGTCGTTTTGAAGGAATGACAAGTGCGGAAATCGCTACGTATTTGAAAGCAAGTACAAGGACGGTTGAAAATCAAATTGGCATCGCTTTGAGCAAATTAAGGGTCGACCTTCAGCCGTTTTATCCCACGCTTGAGGAACCATAA
- the arsM gene encoding arsenosugar biosynthesis arsenite methyltransferase ArsM, with amino-acid sequence METYLETTKDLYRDAALTPDVGLCCTTTPVWAFPELDIPKKMLEMNYGCGSTVHPRDLINSPKILYVGVGGGMELLQFSYFSRQQEGVIGVDVVDEMIDACQENFKEAEKLNSWFDSSFVSVRKGDALNLPIEDDSIDVAAQNCLFNIFHEEDLKKALEEMYRVLKPHGRLVLSDPIAQQAMPENLKADERLRALCLSGALPLEQYIKMITDVGFGTVEIRAKRPYRILDTRNYNTDTDIFIESVEVCAIKDPMPEDGPCVFTGKTAIYFGGEEYFDDHKGHVLLNNQPLAVCDKTANNLASLGQSDIHVTDSTFFYDGGGCC; translated from the coding sequence ATGGAAACCTATTTAGAAACCACCAAAGACCTGTACCGAGATGCAGCCTTGACACCAGATGTCGGGCTGTGCTGCACCACCACTCCTGTTTGGGCATTTCCCGAATTGGATATTCCCAAAAAAATGCTGGAAATGAACTACGGCTGCGGCAGTACGGTACATCCCCGCGACCTGATCAATTCTCCAAAAATTCTCTACGTAGGTGTAGGTGGAGGCATGGAATTGCTTCAGTTTTCATACTTCAGCCGTCAACAGGAAGGCGTAATCGGAGTAGATGTCGTAGACGAAATGATTGATGCTTGCCAGGAAAATTTCAAAGAAGCGGAAAAGCTTAATTCCTGGTTCGATTCGTCTTTTGTTTCCGTAAGAAAAGGTGACGCCCTGAACCTGCCGATCGAAGATGATAGCATCGATGTGGCCGCTCAAAATTGCTTGTTCAATATTTTTCATGAAGAAGATCTCAAAAAGGCGTTGGAAGAAATGTATCGGGTACTTAAGCCACATGGTCGATTGGTCCTTTCTGATCCTATCGCACAGCAGGCCATGCCGGAAAACCTGAAAGCTGACGAGCGATTAAGGGCGCTTTGCTTAAGCGGAGCTTTGCCATTGGAGCAGTACATTAAAATGATCACGGATGTTGGATTCGGCACCGTTGAGATCCGCGCTAAGCGGCCTTACCGTATCCTGGACACCAGGAACTACAATACTGATACGGATATTTTCATCGAAAGCGTGGAAGTATGCGCCATCAAAGATCCGATGCCAGAGGATGGACCTTGTGTGTTCACAGGCAAGACAGCTATCTACTTCGGTGGTGAAGAGTACTTCGATGATCACAAAGGGCACGTTTTACTGAACAATCAGCCTTTGGCGGTTTGTGATAAGACAGCCAATAACCTGGCGAGCCTGGGGCAAAGTGATATTCACGTGACGGATAGCACGTTCTTTTATGATGGTGGGGGGTGTTGTTGA
- a CDS encoding DUF2064 domain-containing protein: MKSHNTAILLFTRRAREEATFKRVSGKKRLNQRFFSTLISHSRHTAEATGLPLYTTDQQQGNTFGERLAHAIQQVFDQGFERIITIGNDSPELTTNMILQATNQLDHHDLVLGPARDGGTYLIGLHKNAFDQQTWSHLDWSEAHSFQDLIAFARQHDFRFSIGEELADIDSRRELHLLLNFSGHQFQRLKLLVVSLLTTYINIPLKDRAIALRPVRFAFGLKAPPFS; encoded by the coding sequence ATGAAAAGCCACAATACGGCCATATTGTTATTTACCAGAAGAGCGAGAGAAGAAGCGACCTTCAAACGGGTGTCTGGCAAAAAACGCCTGAATCAACGGTTTTTCAGCACACTGATCAGTCATTCCCGGCACACGGCCGAGGCAACGGGCCTGCCGCTCTATACTACCGATCAACAGCAGGGAAATACCTTTGGCGAACGATTAGCACATGCCATTCAGCAGGTCTTTGATCAGGGATTCGAACGCATCATCACGATCGGGAATGATTCTCCGGAATTGACCACTAACATGATCCTGCAGGCAACGAATCAGCTGGATCACCATGATTTAGTACTTGGGCCTGCCCGCGATGGAGGTACCTACCTGATCGGACTGCACAAAAATGCTTTTGATCAGCAAACATGGTCACACCTCGACTGGAGTGAAGCACATTCTTTTCAAGACCTGATCGCTTTCGCCCGACAGCATGATTTTCGCTTTTCCATTGGCGAGGAATTGGCAGATATTGATAGTCGTCGTGAATTACATCTGCTACTCAATTTTTCCGGACATCAGTTCCAGCGATTGAAACTTCTGGTGGTGAGTCTGCTCACTACTTACATCAATATTCCATTGAAAGATCGTGCAATTGCACTACGTCCTGTACGATTTGCTTTCGGCCTGAAGGCACCTCCTTTTTCTTAA
- the arsS gene encoding arsenosugar biosynthesis radical SAM protein ArsS (Some members of this family are selenoproteins.): MKLATQTLKKTKNALSSTDRQVQVLNDHTSVGIPAFGQQLLEMGLLPLKPTGIDILQINVGKMCNQVCKHCHVDAGPDRKEIMTRETMQLCLDALKGSSVSTVDLTGGAPEMNPNFRWFVEELSALRKQIIVRCNLTIILANPKYHDLPEFFKKHRVNVVSSLPYFTARRTDAQRGDGVFEQSIKALQMLNEVGYGQEGSGLQLDLVYNPSGAFLPDDQEGLEATFKQKLLDLYQIRFNNLFAITNLPVSRFLDYLINSEKYQEYMEELANAFNPAAAMAVMCRNTISVSWDGYLYDCDFNQMLDLKLNGGAPDHIRDFDAKKLAARNIIINQHCYGCTAGAGSSCGGTTT, encoded by the coding sequence ATGAAACTCGCTACTCAGACATTAAAAAAGACCAAAAATGCGCTTTCCTCAACAGATCGACAGGTCCAGGTCTTAAACGATCACACGTCGGTGGGCATTCCTGCTTTTGGGCAGCAACTCCTCGAAATGGGGCTGCTTCCACTCAAACCTACAGGCATTGACATCCTGCAAATCAATGTGGGCAAAATGTGCAATCAGGTTTGTAAGCATTGCCATGTCGATGCTGGTCCCGACCGTAAGGAGATCATGACCCGCGAAACCATGCAGCTCTGTTTGGATGCTTTGAAAGGTAGCAGTGTTTCTACCGTAGACCTTACGGGAGGCGCTCCTGAAATGAATCCAAATTTCCGCTGGTTTGTAGAGGAGCTTTCGGCCCTGAGAAAACAGATCATTGTCCGGTGTAACCTGACGATCATTCTGGCCAATCCGAAATACCATGACTTACCTGAATTCTTCAAAAAACACCGGGTCAACGTGGTTTCTTCCTTGCCTTATTTTACAGCCCGTAGAACAGACGCACAACGTGGAGATGGTGTTTTTGAGCAATCCATCAAAGCCTTGCAAATGCTCAATGAAGTGGGTTATGGTCAAGAAGGCTCAGGACTTCAGCTTGATCTGGTATACAACCCATCCGGTGCCTTCTTGCCTGATGATCAGGAAGGACTGGAAGCTACTTTCAAACAAAAATTACTGGATCTGTATCAGATCCGGTTCAATAACCTGTTTGCAATTACGAATCTACCCGTGAGTCGATTCCTGGACTACCTGATCAACTCGGAAAAATATCAGGAATACATGGAAGAACTGGCCAATGCTTTTAATCCGGCAGCAGCCATGGCGGTGATGTGTCGAAATACCATTTCTGTAAGCTGGGATGGCTATCTCTACGATTGCGATTTCAATCAAATGCTGGACCTGAAACTAAACGGTGGTGCACCTGATCACATTCGTGATTTTGATGCGAAAAAGCTAGCAGCCAGAAATATTATCATCAATCAACATTGCTATGGATGCACGGCTGGTGCCGGCTCAAGCTGTGGAGGAACTACTACGTAA
- a CDS encoding arsenosugar biosynthesis-associated peroxidase-like protein codes for MSKEYYEAGDLKKFGEISDWQPELGNKFFDWYGSVFQEGALTKREKALIALAVAHAVQCPYCIDAYTDSCLKKGADEAQMMEAVHVAGAIKGGAVLVHGVQMMKQVNDKLM; via the coding sequence ATGTCTAAAGAATATTACGAAGCGGGTGACCTCAAAAAGTTTGGGGAAATCAGCGATTGGCAGCCTGAATTAGGCAACAAGTTTTTTGATTGGTACGGTTCTGTATTTCAGGAAGGAGCCCTGACCAAACGCGAAAAAGCGCTTATTGCCCTGGCGGTAGCTCATGCTGTTCAGTGTCCTTATTGCATTGATGCCTACACGGATTCCTGTCTGAAAAAAGGAGCCGATGAAGCTCAAATGATGGAAGCCGTCCATGTGGCCGGAGCCATAAAAGGGGGCGCAGTACTCGTTCACGGCGTACAAATGATGAAACAGGTCAATGATAAGTTGATGTAA
- the eat gene encoding ethanolamine permease yields MSDTTQPKLERKLGPLMLWGLGVGYVISGMYFGWNLGLEQGGTLGLGVATIFIILMYVTFTFSYTEMACAIPKAGGAFDYAVKGLGKNWGFFAGMAQNIEFIFAPPAIAFAIGAYLSLFYPEIRVEYFAMGAYLVFTVLNISGVKVAASFELVITVIAVFELLLFAGAVIPDFEMANLSKNPLPNGWGGAFAAIPFAIWFFLAIEGVANVAEETINPQRNILIGFGSAILTLVVLCILTFMTSIGVNGWESIVFDASGATSDAPLPMAIGHALGTNSWLFKAVGVIGLFGLIASFHGIILASGRATYEFSKEGFAPPILAKIHPKFKTPANALILNTIIGMVAIWTGKTGEIITIACFGALSLYIISMIAFLKLRKDHADMERPFKVPFYPITPIIALVIASVALVAITVYNPILALIYIGILALTYGWYLVVSTRDKSSSS; encoded by the coding sequence ATGTCAGATACCACACAGCCTAAACTTGAAAGAAAACTCGGCCCTTTGATGCTCTGGGGCCTTGGGGTTGGTTATGTCATTTCAGGGATGTATTTCGGGTGGAACCTGGGTTTGGAACAGGGAGGGACCCTTGGCCTGGGAGTAGCTACCATTTTTATCATCCTCATGTACGTGACCTTTACCTTTAGTTACACGGAGATGGCTTGCGCCATTCCCAAGGCTGGAGGCGCGTTTGATTATGCGGTAAAAGGACTGGGCAAAAACTGGGGATTTTTTGCCGGAATGGCCCAAAACATCGAATTCATCTTTGCCCCACCGGCCATTGCTTTTGCGATTGGGGCTTACTTATCACTTTTCTATCCGGAAATCCGAGTCGAATATTTTGCAATGGGTGCTTATCTGGTGTTTACCGTGCTCAATATTTCCGGAGTTAAAGTGGCTGCTTCTTTTGAACTGGTCATTACAGTGATCGCTGTATTTGAGTTGTTGCTGTTTGCAGGTGCCGTAATACCGGATTTCGAGATGGCTAATTTGAGTAAAAACCCGTTACCCAACGGATGGGGTGGGGCCTTTGCGGCAATACCTTTTGCGATCTGGTTTTTTCTGGCCATCGAAGGAGTGGCCAATGTGGCGGAAGAGACCATCAACCCTCAACGGAATATCCTGATTGGTTTTGGTTCGGCCATTCTTACGTTGGTTGTTTTATGCATTTTGACCTTCATGACTTCTATCGGGGTAAATGGCTGGGAGTCCATTGTTTTTGACGCATCCGGAGCCACCTCTGATGCACCACTACCCATGGCCATTGGTCACGCCTTAGGTACCAATTCGTGGTTATTCAAAGCTGTAGGAGTGATTGGCTTGTTCGGACTCATCGCTTCTTTTCATGGAATCATCCTGGCTTCTGGTAGAGCGACTTATGAATTTAGTAAAGAAGGTTTTGCTCCTCCGATCCTGGCAAAGATTCATCCCAAATTTAAGACACCAGCCAATGCACTGATCTTGAATACGATCATTGGCATGGTTGCGATCTGGACTGGTAAAACGGGAGAGATCATCACCATTGCTTGTTTTGGTGCGCTTTCATTGTACATCATTTCCATGATTGCCTTTCTGAAGTTGAGGAAAGATCATGCAGACATGGAAAGGCCCTTTAAAGTGCCTTTTTACCCGATTACTCCAATCATTGCATTGGTCATCGCCAGTGTTGCCTTAGTTGCTATCACGGTCTACAATCCTATATTGGCCCTCATTTACATTGGTATTCTCGCCTTGACTTATGGTTGGTACTTAGTGGTGAGTACACGAGATAAGAGTTCAAGCTCTTGA